The Prochlorococcus marinus str. MIT 1214 sequence CCTTACAGCCACTAGTGTGTTAGTTGTTGAATTGCTTAATACAGCGATTGAATCTGTTGTTGATTTGGCCATTGGGAAACGATTTCATCCTCTCGCTCAAATTGCTAAAGATTGTTCGGCTGGGGCAGTTTTATTAGCTTCAATCAGTTCGGTGCTGATTGCTGTTTTATTATTATTTCCTCCATTACTTAAACAGTTAGTAATTTAATGGCTTAAAAATTATGTTTTTGGTGATCGACAATTATGACAGTTTCACTTATAACCTCGTTCAATATTTGGGCGAATTAGCTTCTCAGCATCCTATTGCATCAGAAGTAAGAGTCGAACGTAATGATGCTCTGACGATCAGTGAGATTAAAGATTTAAATCCTGATGCGATTTTGTTATCTCCTGGTCCAGGAGACCCGAATCAATCTGGAGTTTGTCTGGATATTTTATCTGAGCTATCAATTGAAATACCAACTCTTGGTGTTTGTCTTGGTCATCAAGCTATTACTCAAGCGTTTGGTGGGAAAATAATCAGAGCTAATGAATTAATGCATGGTA is a genomic window containing:
- a CDS encoding anthranilate synthase component II; amino-acid sequence: MFLVIDNYDSFTYNLVQYLGELASQHPIASEVRVERNDALTISEIKDLNPDAILLSPGPGDPNQSGVCLDILSELSIEIPTLGVCLGHQAITQAFGGKIIRANELMHGKTSNVLHRGTGIFKDLPNPLVATRYHSLIAEREGFPECLEVIAWLEDETIMGITHKDYPHIYGVQFHPESVLTESGHKLLSNFLDIADAT